The Streptomyces achromogenes DNA segment CCTCATCGCGCTCCCTCTGAAGAACACCCAGTCCACCCTCAACGACCTCGCCCTCCTGCTCCTCCTCGTCTCCGGCATCGGAGTCGTCGGCGCCGGGGCCGCCGGTCTGGCGGTGGCCCGGGCCGGGCTGCGACCCGTCGACAAGCTCACCGAGGCCGTCGAACACGTGGCCAGGACGGAGGACCTGAGCATCCGGATCCCCGTCGAGGACGAGACCGACGACGAGATCGCCCGGCTCTCCCGGTCCTTCAACTCGATGACCGCCTCCCTCGCCGACTCCCGGGAGCTGCAGCAGCAGTTGATCGCGGACGCCGGGCACGAGCTCCGCACCCCCCTCACCTCTCTCCGTACGAACATCGAGCTCCTGACCCGCAGCGAGGAGACGGGCCGTCCGATCCCCGAAGCGGACCGGAAGGCGCTGCTCGCCTCCGTGAAGGCGCAGATGACCGAGCTGGCGGCACTCATCGGCGACCTCCAGGAGCTGTCCCGTTCGGAAGGGCAGCGCGGTGAGCGTGTGCAGGTGGTGTCCTTCGAGGACACCGTGGAGTCGGCGCTGCGCCGGGCCCGGTTGCGCGGTCCGGAGCTGACCATCACGGCGTCGCTGGAGTCCTGGTACGCCCGGGCGGAGCCGGCCGCGCTGGAGCGCGCGGTGGTCAACATCCTGGACAACGCGGTGAAGTTCAGCCCCGAGGGCGGCACGGTCGAGGTCCGTCTCGTCGACGGGACGCTGACCGTCCGCGATCACGGCCCCGGCATCCCGGCGGACGAACTCCCGCACGTCTTCGACCGCTTCTGGCGCTCCCCCGGCGCGCGGGCCCTCCCCGGCTCCGGCCTCGGTCTGTCGATCGTCGCCCGCACCGTGGAAGAGGCGGGCGGCCAGGTCACGTTGGAGCGGGCGGACGGCGGTGGCACGGTGGCGACGGTCCGGCTGCCGGGGGCGCCGACCCCTCCGCCGGAGACGCCGGGAGACGTGCCGCAGGCGTCTTAGGGATCATCGGCAACCTTTTCGTTCCGGGCGGCGACCATGCCACGACCCGAACCCCCCACGGGTGGTCCCCTCCACGGAACGGAATCCCGCACATGAGCGATATCAGCGGCACGCCCAGGCGTCGGCACCGCAGGCGCGGCAAGGCCCTCGCGCTGGGCGTCCCCCTCACCCTGACCGCGGCCGGCGCCCTCGCCTACGGCACGGATCTGGGCGCCTTCGGCAGCGGCGCGCAGCACACGGCGTCGGCCGCGACCGCCGCCCCCGCCTGGGCGACCGCCTCCGCCGACGGCTTCGCCTCGGTCAACGCCCTGGGGCAGAACGGCACCTACGGCGGCCGGAACGGCAAGACCGTCACCGTGAAGAGCCTCGCCGACCTGGAGAAGTACGCGACCTCCAGTGAGCCGTACGTCATCGTCGTGGCAGCCACGATCACCATGAATCCGGTCGGCAAGGAGATCAAGGTCCAGTCGGACAAGACGATCGTCGGGTCCGGGACCTCCGGACAGATCGTCGGCGGCGGCTTCTTCCTCGGCCAGGGCGTCCACAACGTGATCATCCGGAACCTGACGATCCGGGACGCCTACCAGGGCGTCTGGAACGACAAGGAACACGATTTCGACGGCATCCAGATGGACGGCGCCCACCACGTCTGGATCGATCACAACGACATCCGGCACATGGCCGACGGACTCATCGACAGCCGCAAGGACACGACCTACCTGACCGTCTCCTGGAACAAACTGAGCCAGGAGAACAAGGCGTTCGGCATCGGCTGGACCGCCAACGTCACCGCCGACATCACGATCCACCACAACTGGGTCCGCGAGACCGAGCAGCGCAACCCGTCCACGGACAACGTCGCCCACGCGCACCTGTACAACAACTTCCTGGAGGACGTGGCGGGGACGGACATCAAGTCGTCGTACGGCAACTACTCCCGCGGCAAGACGAACATGGTGCTGGAGAACTCGTACTTCCAGGGCATGACCAATCCCGTGGTCCGGGACGCGACGGCCACCCTGGTCCAGCGCGGCAACCTGTTCTCCGGCACGAGCGGCAAGAACGAGAGCGGCGGGTCGGGCGCGGCCTGGAACCCGAAGACGTACTACCCGTACACGCTGGACAAGACCGCGGACGTCCCTGCGCTCCTCAAGTCGGGCACGGGCCCGCGCGGTTCCATCGGCACGGTCGCGTCGACCGCCTCCGCGAAGGGCTCGAAGGGCTCGACCGGCTCGACGACGAAGGCGGCCGCGGCCGCCACGACGCTCACCGTCGCCAAGGACGGCAGCGGGCAGTACACGACCGTGCAGGCCGCCGTGAACGCCGTACCGGCCAACAACCCCTCGCGCGTGGTGATCGCCGTCAGGCCGGGCACGTACCGCGAGCTGGTGAAGGTGCCGAGCAACAAGCCGCATGTCACCATCCAGGGCACCGGCGGCAGCCGCAAGGACACCACGATCGTCTACAACAACGCGTCGGGCACCCCCAAGCCCGGCGGCGGCACGTACGGCACCGGCGGCAGCGCGACCGTCGCCGTCGAGGCGGACGACTTCCAGGCCCGCAACCTGACCATCTCCAACGACTTCGACGAGGGCGCCCACCAGGACATCGCCGGCCAGGCGGTCGCCCTGCGCACCGCCGCCGACAAGGTGTTCCTGGACGGCGTCATCGTCACCGGCGACCAGGACACCCTGCTCGTGGACACCGCGTCCAAGGACAAGCTGCGGCCGCGTCTACATGACGAACTCCTACGTCGTCGGCAACGTCGACTTCATCTTCGGCCGCGCCACCGCCGTGATCGACAAGTCCGTCATCACGCTGAAGAAGCGCTTCAACGGCACCTCCGCCGGCTACGTCACCGCGCCCAGCACCGTCGCCGGGCGCAAGGGCATCCTGATCGCCGACACCACGATCGGCGGGGACGTCTCCGACCGCAGCTTCTACCTCGGCCGCCCCTGGCACGCCGGCGGCGACGCGAGCCTCGACCCGCAGACCACCATTCGCAACAGCACCCTGAGCGCCGCGATCAGGACCGCGCCCTGGACCGACATGAGCGGCTTCCACTGGAAGGACGACCGCTTCGCGGAGTACCAGAACAAGGGCGCGGGCGCCGGCGCCGCGAGCAGCGAACGCCCGCACCTGTCCGACGCCCAGGCCGCCGGCCAGGAGGTCGCGGACTGGCTCGCCGGCTGGACGCCCACCGCGTCCTGACCCCTTGCCGAGGGGCCGGCGAACCAGCCCATACGCCGAGAGGCGGCCGCGTCGGTGACGCGGCCGCCTCTTGTCACGGCGAGCTGGGTGCGGGGAAAAGCCGGGTGCTACTGCACGATCGTGATGCGGTTCGTCGCCGGCGGCGCGAGCGGGCCCGCCGCCGAGGAGTTGGCGAGCATGTACTGCTCGAGGGCCGACAGGTCGTCGGCGCCGACCAGGTCGTTCGTGCCCTGACCCAGCGTCGGGAAGCCGTCGCCGCCGCCCGCGAGGAAGCTGTTCGTGGAGACGCGGTAGGTGGCGGCCGGGTCGATCGCCGCGCCGTTCAGCTTGATGGAGTCCGTGACGACACGGTCCGCGCCGGCCTTCGTCAGGTCCAGCGTGTACGTCAGGTTGGCGGACGGCTGGAGGATCTTCGGCGCGCTCGCGTTCGTGCCGCTGACCTGCTCCTTGAGCACCTGGATCAGCTGGGCGCCGGTGAAGTTCTGCAGGTTCACGGTGTTGGAGAACGGCTGCACGGTGAAGCCCTCGGCGTAGGTGACCACGCCGTCGCCCTCCGCGCCCTTTGCCGCGTAGGTGAGGCCGGCCCGCACGCCGCCCGGGTTCATCAGGGCGAGGTCCGTGTCCGCGTCGAGCTTCTTGCCGTACCAGAGCTGGGCGTCCGCGATCAGGTCGCCCATCGGCGACTCGGTGCCCGTGCTCGGGACGTCCGCGGTGATGTGACCGATCGCGCGGTTGCCGATCGGCGCCGCCAGCGTGTTCCACCTGCTGATCAGCTCGGTCATGTCGGGCGCCTTGGCGACGGTCCGGGTGACCACGTGGTTCGCCGACTTGACCGCCGTGCGCGCGATGTCGCCGGTGTAGCGGTCGTACGTCAGCGTGGTGTCCGTGTACAGACGGCCGAAGGACGCGGCCGAGGTGACCGTGCGCGGCTTGCCCGACGGGTCCGGGATCGTGCAGGCGTAGGCCGCGTGCGTGTGGCCCGTCACCAGCGCGTCCACCGCCGGCGTGACGTTCTTCGCGATGTCGACGATCGGGCCGGAGATGCCGGCACCGGTGCCCGGCGAGTCACAGTTGTAGTTGTAGGCGCCCGAGGCCGGCAGACCGCCCTCGTGGATCAGCGCCACGATCGACTTCACGCCCTGCTTCTGCAGCACCTTGGCGTACTTGTTGATCGTCTCGACCTCGTCCTTGAACTTCAGGCCCTTGACGCCCTCGGCGGACACCACGCCGGGGGTGTCCTCCAGCGTCACGCCGATGAAGCCGATCTTGACGTCCTTCTTCTTCCACACCCAGTACGGCTTCAGGATCGGCTTGCCGGACTTCTCGTTCAGGACGTTCGCCGCGAGGTACGGGAAGTCGGCGCCCCGGAACTTCTTGCCGTTGTAGCAGCCGTCCGTCGGGTGACAGCCGCCGTTCTGCAGCCGGCCCAGTTCCCTGGCGCCCTCGTCGAACTCGTGGTTGCCGACGGACGTGACGTCCAGGTCGAGCTTGTTCAGCGCCTCGATCGTGGGCTCGTCGTGGAAGAGGCCCGAGATCAGCGGGGAGGCGCCGACCATGTCGCCGCCGGCCGCGGTGACCGAGTACGCGTTGCCCTTGCGGGCCTCGCGCAGATGCGTGGCCAGGTACTCCACACCGCCCGCGTCGATCGTCTTCGTCGTGCCGTCCGCCTGCAGCTCGGTGACACGGCCGGACGAACCGGACGGGGGCTCGAGGTTGCCGTGCAGGTCGTTGAAGGACAGCAACTGCACGTCCTGGTAGCGGCTGGGCCGCGGCTTGGAGTGCTTGGCCTCGTGCGCGTCCGCCGGAAGCGCGGCGGCGAGGGCGCCGGCGGTGGCGAGAACGGCGGAGGCCGCGACAAGACGGTACGTACGGCGGCGGCCGCGTCTGTCGCTCGGCTGCGGCTGGGAAGTGGCTGGCATGCGCCCCCCTGTGGATCGGCTGGAATGCGGTGGCTCCCGTCCCGGCGCAGCCTAAGGTCAACGCGCGTAGCGCGACAGGGGGTTCGTGGTCACAACCTGGTTTCCCCTTGCCCTGTCCTTTGCCCCCGTTTTGCGGCAACCGCCCTTTACCCTCGACGCATGACCAGCGACGACACCGCACGGCTTCCCGGCTCCCGATCCATCGAGACCCACTCCGCGCTCTCCCCCGGACGGACCGAGGCCGTCCTCGCCCTGCTCGCCGAGGCCGCCCGGGCGGACGGCCAGCAGGCGGTGTCCGAACAAGGACGGCTGCAGCTGCGCGGAGGATCCCGCGAGGGCGTCTCCCACCTCGTCCTCACCGTCGGGGACGAACTCGTCGGCTACGCCCAGCTCGAGGACACCGACCCCGTCGAGGCCCCCGCCGCCGAACTGGTCGTGCACCCCTCGCACCGCGGCCACGGCCACGGGCGCGCGCTCGGCTCCGCCCTGCTCGCCGCCTCCGGCAAGCGGCTCCGGGTGTGGGCCCACGGCGGCCACTCCGCGGCCCGCCACCTCGCCCAGGTGCTCGGACTCACGCTGTTCCGCGAACTGCGCCAGATGCGGCGCTCGTTGACCGACCTGGAGCTGCCCGACCCGGTGCTGCCCGCCGGCGTGACGGTCCGTGCGTTCGTGCCCGGACAGGACGACTCCGCCTGGCTCGCCGTCAACGCCGCCTCCTTCGCCCACCATCCCGAGCAGGGCTCCCTCACCCAGCGCGACCTCGACGACCGGCGGTCCGAGCCCTGGTTCGACCCGGC contains these protein-coding regions:
- the mshD gene encoding mycothiol synthase, producing the protein MTSDDTARLPGSRSIETHSALSPGRTEAVLALLAEAARADGQQAVSEQGRLQLRGGSREGVSHLVLTVGDELVGYAQLEDTDPVEAPAAELVVHPSHRGHGHGRALGSALLAASGKRLRVWAHGGHSAARHLAQVLGLTLFRELRQMRRSLTDLELPDPVLPAGVTVRAFVPGQDDSAWLAVNAASFAHHPEQGSLTQRDLDDRRSEPWFDPAGFFLAFRGDTLVGFHWTKVHGQERLGEVYVLGVAPGAQGGGLGKALTTIGLRHLAAQGLPTAMLYVDADNKAAVSVYERLGFLTHETDLMYRTET
- a CDS encoding bifunctional metallophosphatase/5'-nucleotidase, whose translation is MPATSQPQPSDRRGRRRTYRLVAASAVLATAGALAAALPADAHEAKHSKPRPSRYQDVQLLSFNDLHGNLEPPSGSSGRVTELQADGTTKTIDAGGVEYLATHLREARKGNAYSVTAAGGDMVGASPLISGLFHDEPTIEALNKLDLDVTSVGNHEFDEGARELGRLQNGGCHPTDGCYNGKKFRGADFPYLAANVLNEKSGKPILKPYWVWKKKDVKIGFIGVTLEDTPGVVSAEGVKGLKFKDEVETINKYAKVLQKQGVKSIVALIHEGGLPASGAYNYNCDSPGTGAGISGPIVDIAKNVTPAVDALVTGHTHAAYACTIPDPSGKPRTVTSAASFGRLYTDTTLTYDRYTGDIARTAVKSANHVVTRTVAKAPDMTELISRWNTLAAPIGNRAIGHITADVPSTGTESPMGDLIADAQLWYGKKLDADTDLALMNPGGVRAGLTYAAKGAEGDGVVTYAEGFTVQPFSNTVNLQNFTGAQLIQVLKEQVSGTNASAPKILQPSANLTYTLDLTKAGADRVVTDSIKLNGAAIDPAATYRVSTNSFLAGGGDGFPTLGQGTNDLVGADDLSALEQYMLANSSAAGPLAPPATNRITIVQ
- a CDS encoding HAMP domain-containing sensor histidine kinase codes for the protein MNRIVRRFRTLPIRARLSMLVAAAVAFAVAAVSVTCWFIVQGKLYDQVDHDLEKSLGMPRLQDQAEAAVNNCTTKTSLDTGNGPPRSTYYQVVTEDGKSCVAPYSVGSVRVTEADRNLIKQGSDTRGKFRNGTDSEGNDVRVLTLPGLTVADPSTQSASNAALLIALPLKNTQSTLNDLALLLLLVSGIGVVGAGAAGLAVARAGLRPVDKLTEAVEHVARTEDLSIRIPVEDETDDEIARLSRSFNSMTASLADSRELQQQLIADAGHELRTPLTSLRTNIELLTRSEETGRPIPEADRKALLASVKAQMTELAALIGDLQELSRSEGQRGERVQVVSFEDTVESALRRARLRGPELTITASLESWYARAEPAALERAVVNILDNAVKFSPEGGTVEVRLVDGTLTVRDHGPGIPADELPHVFDRFWRSPGARALPGSGLGLSIVARTVEEAGGQVTLERADGGGTVATVRLPGAPTPPPETPGDVPQAS